One window from the genome of Faecalibacterium sp. HTF-F encodes:
- a CDS encoding TM1812 family CRISPR-associated protein codes for MGRDVLLLYMSPKNPNYKTQTNEGAVRYLIKEKETPDCILALCSETVRKKAVVEMPDGSTCTTLEYFRDALRRVGIPAERLVVIEVPDSMDDEKKQFQAISQLLDKIEKEDTLSIDLSGGMRDTAMLLVTAARCMRDLRGVQTRRVIYAELRGEEPVAHDRTQLYDLFDFVTAMDEFFSTGTAQKLKSYLWSEGEKDPVLHTLLTRINQFSDDLALCRVRKLNDDLNQIAQALKEPPKKSQNLTDLFFRLLKDRFNTEFAELLSSGEKALPALVSWCAKYGMYQQALTLLCEQMPEYVCQHLFVQPTERGWDYLADQKQNEGKPWVYPLFHFHFCWLALLQNGKLKEICTTDLRLIKSKDDAGGNMLLGVANAAEMHDYLDMVLASDQLAIDPAIRPQLEQAALLYQRVVKYRNQINHASDSDLGLLSDRVLPLDTESIEETLRKITVYLHEIRPLKRNIPQGVKALPVTKTIPSGAAPNL; via the coding sequence ATGGGACGCGATGTTTTACTTTTATATATGAGCCCGAAAAACCCGAACTACAAGACCCAGACCAACGAGGGCGCGGTGCGGTATCTGATAAAGGAAAAGGAGACCCCGGACTGCATTCTGGCACTGTGCAGCGAGACGGTGCGCAAAAAAGCTGTGGTGGAAATGCCGGACGGCAGCACCTGCACCACGCTGGAATATTTCCGCGATGCGTTGCGCAGGGTGGGCATCCCGGCAGAGCGGCTGGTGGTGATCGAAGTGCCGGACAGCATGGATGACGAGAAAAAGCAGTTTCAGGCCATCTCGCAGCTGCTGGACAAGATCGAAAAAGAGGACACCCTTTCCATCGACCTTTCCGGCGGTATGCGGGACACTGCCATGTTGCTGGTGACCGCTGCCCGCTGTATGCGGGACCTGCGCGGTGTGCAGACCCGCCGGGTGATCTATGCGGAGCTGCGCGGGGAAGAGCCTGTCGCGCACGACCGCACCCAGCTGTATGATCTGTTCGACTTTGTTACCGCCATGGACGAGTTCTTCTCCACCGGCACCGCGCAAAAGCTGAAGAGCTATCTGTGGAGCGAGGGCGAAAAAGACCCGGTGCTGCACACGCTGCTGACCCGCATCAACCAGTTCTCGGATGACCTGGCGCTGTGCCGGGTGCGCAAGCTGAACGACGATTTGAACCAGATCGCTCAGGCGCTGAAAGAACCGCCCAAGAAGAGCCAGAACCTGACCGACCTGTTCTTCCGGCTGCTGAAAGACCGTTTCAACACCGAGTTTGCAGAGCTGCTTTCCTCCGGCGAAAAGGCGCTGCCTGCACTGGTGAGCTGGTGCGCCAAGTACGGGATGTACCAGCAGGCGCTGACCCTGCTGTGCGAGCAGATGCCGGAATATGTCTGCCAGCATCTCTTTGTGCAGCCCACTGAAAGAGGCTGGGACTATCTGGCAGATCAGAAGCAGAACGAGGGCAAGCCGTGGGTGTACCCGCTGTTCCATTTCCATTTTTGCTGGTTGGCATTGTTGCAGAATGGAAAATTGAAAGAAATTTGCACAACCGATTTGCGCCTGATCAAAAGTAAAGATGATGCGGGCGGCAATATGCTGCTTGGCGTAGCAAATGCCGCAGAAATGCACGATTATCTGGATATGGTGCTTGCCTCTGACCAACTGGCCATCGACCCTGCCATCCGCCCGCAGCTGGAGCAGGCTGCCCTGCTCTACCAGCGCGTGGTGAAGTACCGCAACCAGATCAATCACGCCAGCGACAGTGACTTGGGCCTGTTGAGCGATCGCGTTCTGCCGCTGGATACCGAGAGCATTGAAGAGACCCTGCGAAAGATCACCGTCTACCTGCATGAGATCCGCCCCTTGAAGCGGAACATCCCGCAGGGCGTCAAGGCGTTGCCTGTCACAAAGACGATTCCGTCAGGCGCAGCTCCCAACCTGTAA
- the argF gene encoding ornithine carbamoyltransferase: MSLKNRSFLKLLDYTPAEMEELLDLAADLKAKKKAGIRHNDQLAGKNIALIFEKTSTRTRCSFEVAAHDLGMEVTYLDPSGSQIGKKESIADTARVLGRMFDGIEYRGYGQQIVEDLARYAGVPVWNGLTNEFHPTQILADFLTIREHFGRLKGIHFVYFGDARYNMGNSLMVGCAKMGLHFTACAPKKYQPDPALVAQCQAIAAQTGATLTFEEDPAKAAKGADVLYTDVWVSMGEPVEVWAERINDLSAYQINQQLMDIAGPHAVFMHCLPAFHDHKTTVGKEMGERFGRDAMEVTDEVFEGPQSIVFDEAENRMHTIKAVMAATLGYEK, encoded by the coding sequence ATGAGTCTGAAGAACCGCAGCTTTTTGAAGCTATTGGACTACACCCCTGCCGAGATGGAGGAACTGCTGGACCTTGCCGCCGACCTGAAGGCAAAAAAGAAGGCCGGCATCCGCCACAATGACCAGCTTGCGGGCAAAAACATTGCCCTGATTTTTGAAAAGACCTCCACCCGCACCCGCTGCAGCTTTGAGGTAGCCGCACACGATCTGGGCATGGAAGTGACCTACCTTGATCCCTCCGGCAGCCAGATCGGCAAAAAGGAGTCCATTGCCGACACCGCCCGGGTGCTGGGCCGCATGTTTGACGGCATCGAGTACCGGGGCTACGGCCAGCAGATCGTGGAAGATCTGGCCCGCTACGCGGGGGTCCCGGTATGGAACGGCCTGACCAATGAGTTCCATCCCACCCAGATCCTGGCCGACTTCCTCACCATCCGGGAGCATTTTGGTCGCCTGAAGGGCATCCACTTCGTTTACTTTGGCGATGCCCGCTACAACATGGGCAACAGCCTGATGGTGGGCTGCGCCAAGATGGGCCTGCACTTCACCGCCTGCGCACCCAAAAAGTACCAGCCGGACCCGGCCCTTGTGGCACAGTGTCAGGCCATTGCCGCCCAGACCGGTGCCACCCTCACCTTTGAGGAGGACCCTGCTAAAGCCGCCAAGGGTGCCGATGTGCTGTACACCGATGTGTGGGTATCCATGGGCGAGCCGGTGGAGGTCTGGGCCGAGCGGATCAACGACCTGTCTGCGTACCAGATCAATCAGCAGCTGATGGACATTGCAGGCCCCCACGCCGTGTTTATGCACTGCCTGCCCGCCTTCCACGACCACAAGACCACCGTGGGCAAGGAGATGGGCGAGCGCTTTGGCCGCGACGCCATGGAAGTGACCGATGAAGTGTTTGAAGGCCCCCAGAGCATCGTGTTCGACGAGGCCGAGAACCGGATGCACACCATCAAGGCCGTCATGGCAGCGACCTTAGGATATGAGAAATGA
- a CDS encoding deoxycytidylate deaminase has translation MKRTDYINWDEYFMGIALLTAMRSKDPNSQVGACIVSPENKILSLGYNGMPIGCSDDEMPWEREGDPLDTKYMYVCHAELNAILNSAHNNLKGARVYVTLFPCNECTKAIIQSGIAEVVYYGDKYHDSDSSVAARFMFKKAGVKLTAYTPTGRRAELEL, from the coding sequence ATGAAACGTACCGATTACATCAACTGGGATGAATATTTCATGGGCATTGCGCTGCTCACGGCCATGCGCTCCAAGGACCCCAACAGTCAGGTGGGCGCGTGCATCGTCAGCCCGGAAAACAAGATCCTGTCGCTGGGCTACAACGGTATGCCCATCGGCTGCAGCGACGACGAGATGCCGTGGGAGCGGGAGGGCGACCCGCTGGACACCAAGTATATGTATGTCTGCCATGCAGAGCTGAACGCCATCCTCAACAGCGCCCACAACAACCTGAAGGGAGCGCGGGTGTACGTGACCCTGTTCCCCTGCAACGAGTGCACCAAGGCCATCATCCAGTCCGGCATTGCCGAGGTGGTGTACTACGGCGATAAATACCACGACAGCGATTCCAGCGTGGCGGCGCGGTTCATGTTCAAAAAGGCCGGTGTGAAGCTGACTGCCTATACCCCCACCGGACGCCGGGCCGAGCTGGAGCTGTAA
- a CDS encoding elongation factor G: MKYASNNIRNILIAGHAGSGKTTLTEALVYFSGAAERMGRVEDGTTISDFDPEEAKRKASLSASVVPVEYEGIKYNLIDAPGLFDFEAGEYEGIRAAESVLVVVSGRSGVTVGAEKAFQLARKNGKATMVFVSKCDLENANYFKILEDMKIKFGSTVCPCVVPAKLDDGTPVYINLFSQKAFKYEGGKQIQVDLPDIGHRFQGLIEAMSEAIAETDDELMEKFFGGEAFTTEEIVEGMRKGVKDGLITPVFCGSAVNQQALDMLLFNMHKLLPSPEHEASTLAEDADGEPVELHCTVDEPTAAYVFKTVADPFVGKLSYLRVVSGKVTAGEPLTNARTGDVEKITKPLTVIGKKQVDSDGIIAGDIGAVAKLVSAKTGDTLCDADRVVKLPAPVFPQPSLFMAVTVAKKGDEGKISSALARLMEEDPTLSYQNNAETHQQVIGGLGEQHLDVVKAKLKNKFGVEIGLEAPRIAYRESIRKACQKQGRHKKQTGGHGQFGDVIINFEPCDSEQVVFEEKVFGGSVPKNFFPAVEKGVRLAAEKGVLAGYPVVGLKATLLDGSYHPVDSSEMAFIMAAKLAYKAAMPEAGPIILEPIHTLKAHVPNDNTGDIMGDVTKRRGRVLGMEPDEDGMQTIIAEVPLAELANFTTFIRQTTQGRGWFTTEFARYETLPEMLVPAVVEQARKLGNLDEAADD, from the coding sequence ATGAAATACGCAAGCAACAACATCCGCAATATCCTGATTGCCGGTCATGCCGGCAGCGGCAAGACCACGCTCACCGAGGCGCTGGTCTATTTTTCGGGCGCTGCCGAGCGTATGGGCCGGGTCGAGGACGGCACCACGATTTCGGACTTTGACCCCGAGGAAGCAAAGCGCAAGGCCAGCCTGTCGGCGTCTGTAGTGCCGGTGGAGTACGAGGGCATCAAGTACAACCTGATCGACGCCCCGGGCCTGTTCGACTTCGAGGCCGGCGAGTATGAGGGCATCCGTGCCGCCGAGAGCGTGCTGGTGGTGGTGTCCGGCCGCAGCGGCGTCACCGTGGGTGCCGAGAAGGCGTTCCAGCTGGCCCGCAAGAATGGCAAGGCTACGATGGTTTTCGTCTCCAAGTGCGATCTGGAAAACGCCAACTACTTCAAGATCCTTGAGGATATGAAGATCAAGTTCGGCTCCACCGTCTGCCCCTGCGTGGTGCCCGCCAAGCTGGACGACGGCACCCCCGTGTACATCAACCTGTTCAGCCAGAAGGCCTTCAAGTACGAGGGCGGCAAGCAGATCCAGGTGGACCTGCCGGACATCGGCCACCGTTTCCAGGGCCTGATCGAGGCCATGAGCGAAGCCATTGCGGAAACGGACGATGAGCTGATGGAAAAGTTCTTCGGCGGCGAGGCCTTTACCACCGAGGAGATCGTGGAAGGCATGCGCAAGGGCGTCAAGGACGGCCTGATCACCCCCGTGTTCTGCGGCAGCGCCGTGAACCAGCAGGCGCTGGATATGCTGCTGTTCAACATGCACAAGCTGCTGCCCAGCCCGGAGCACGAAGCCAGCACGCTGGCCGAGGATGCCGACGGCGAGCCGGTGGAACTGCACTGCACCGTGGACGAGCCCACCGCCGCCTACGTCTTCAAGACCGTGGCCGACCCCTTTGTGGGCAAGCTGAGCTACCTGCGGGTGGTCAGCGGCAAGGTGACCGCCGGTGAACCGCTGACCAATGCCCGCACCGGTGACGTGGAAAAGATCACCAAGCCCCTCACCGTCATCGGCAAGAAGCAGGTGGACTCGGACGGCATCATCGCCGGTGATATCGGCGCAGTGGCAAAGCTGGTGAGCGCCAAGACCGGCGACACCCTGTGCGACGCCGACCGTGTGGTGAAGCTGCCGGCCCCCGTGTTCCCGCAGCCCAGCCTGTTCATGGCCGTCACTGTGGCCAAGAAGGGCGACGAGGGCAAGATCTCCAGCGCACTGGCCCGCCTGATGGAAGAGGACCCCACCCTGAGCTACCAGAACAACGCCGAGACCCATCAGCAGGTCATCGGCGGTCTGGGCGAGCAGCATCTGGACGTGGTGAAGGCCAAGCTGAAGAACAAGTTCGGCGTGGAGATCGGTCTGGAAGCACCCCGCATCGCCTACCGCGAGTCCATCCGCAAGGCCTGCCAGAAGCAGGGCCGCCACAAGAAGCAGACCGGCGGCCACGGCCAGTTCGGTGACGTTATCATCAACTTCGAGCCCTGCGACAGCGAGCAGGTGGTGTTTGAGGAGAAGGTGTTCGGCGGCAGCGTGCCCAAGAACTTCTTCCCCGCCGTGGAAAAGGGCGTGCGCCTTGCCGCCGAAAAGGGTGTGCTGGCAGGCTACCCCGTGGTGGGCCTGAAGGCCACCCTGCTGGACGGCAGCTATCACCCGGTGGACAGCTCTGAAATGGCCTTTATCATGGCCGCAAAGCTGGCCTACAAGGCCGCCATGCCCGAGGCCGGGCCGATCATTCTGGAGCCCATCCACACCCTGAAGGCTCATGTGCCGAACGACAACACCGGCGACATCATGGGCGACGTGACCAAGCGCCGGGGCCGCGTGCTGGGCATGGAGCCGGACGAGGACGGCATGCAGACCATCATTGCGGAAGTGCCGCTGGCAGAGCTGGCCAACTTTACCACCTTTATCCGGCAGACGACCCAGGGCCGCGGCTGGTTCACCACCGAGTTCGCCCGCTACGAGACCCTGCCCGAGATGCTGGTGCCCGCCGTGGTGGAGCAGGCCAGGAAGCTGGGCAATCTGGACGAGGCCGCCGACGACTGA
- a CDS encoding FapA family protein — MKRHKLIQRLTAALVAGAMALSFCAPALAEAPSAAADPAAPAATASTAENSTADTIVFDQLYLGTQEDWAKTIADGSSGDVALQYTAADRTLTVTGTYFRALTISAPGVNVVLTGTTGPAVKGDLTITDSASVAVTSSAAGAQAVTGSTDITSDGAVSITGADRAVGGENLTVNAGGDVTIVGGCEGASIWHSASITTTGSVTLTTNNSGGWAQGTAGTGVLTVDAGGDVTITGGTASQPTINDATVRCGGEFELRNPAGGLVLCDKTSDGKSGNLHYYNTGATELVFRASSMGATCDVFQPGDSTVFGTLGDPSWITAKHEQDYQLTLTGCAPADSAQGRTVFYPGEEVHLVLKRPTNGTTFTGWTVTKEDGIAVLFEQEDDSIRFTMPACAVTAAANWEQATGQALWLSTEQDWIIVSKASLEAYPISGITYEDGAFVVDGFIVDDIKAAKTLRVLGLAPTEDERPDVVLKNLTVDTLIVDGVRDVTLDACRIGELDGYDHFDTNYSLQITNARDVVLANTSSRYSDISGVRNVTAKADDTLCDRLNIDCTGDIALSTAADTLGVACYLRAGGSIRLTGAPWKTLMVHSAQNATVDANALPQHASFTCSGIVDVSQRDGGAIVERDSGSPWYLLEYYPETEQPYVVTLNGETGEVRSDSYQLNNLDDLRAVQHLLITPASLLPDDVDSDAVGQFITDASGVLVSAALAGAAVWGGYEVTTRVMLKNLLPEGAAIPATRGELAQLLWNAAGRPEAGAVVTVYPDITDADQQAAARWCTEQGLLTARSDGTFAPDGRVPKWRVIEVWNHAFAK; from the coding sequence ATGAAACGACACAAACTCATCCAGCGCCTAACGGCGGCGCTGGTGGCCGGTGCCATGGCTCTCAGCTTCTGCGCGCCGGCGCTGGCAGAAGCCCCCAGCGCCGCAGCGGACCCCGCCGCGCCCGCGGCCACAGCGTCCACCGCCGAGAACAGCACCGCGGACACCATTGTCTTTGACCAGCTCTATCTTGGCACGCAGGAGGACTGGGCCAAGACCATTGCGGACGGCTCCAGCGGCGATGTCGCCCTGCAGTACACCGCCGCAGACCGCACCCTCACCGTCACCGGCACCTACTTCAGGGCGCTCACCATCTCCGCGCCCGGCGTGAACGTGGTGCTGACCGGCACCACCGGCCCGGCCGTGAAGGGCGACTTGACCATCACGGACAGCGCCAGCGTCGCCGTCACCAGCAGTGCCGCCGGAGCACAGGCTGTCACCGGCAGCACGGACATCACCAGCGACGGCGCTGTGAGCATCACCGGCGCCGACCGTGCCGTGGGCGGCGAAAACCTCACCGTGAATGCGGGCGGCGACGTGACCATCGTCGGCGGCTGTGAAGGCGCGTCCATCTGGCACAGCGCCAGCATCACCACCACCGGCAGCGTGACCCTGACCACCAACAACAGCGGCGGCTGGGCACAGGGCACCGCTGGCACCGGCGTCCTCACCGTGGACGCGGGCGGCGATGTGACCATTACCGGCGGCACGGCCAGCCAGCCCACCATCAACGACGCGACCGTCCGCTGCGGCGGCGAGTTCGAGCTGCGCAACCCTGCAGGCGGTTTGGTGCTGTGTGATAAGACCAGCGACGGCAAGTCCGGCAACCTGCACTACTATAACACCGGTGCCACCGAGCTCGTATTCCGCGCATCTTCCATGGGTGCCACCTGCGATGTGTTCCAGCCGGGCGACAGCACCGTGTTCGGCACGCTTGGCGATCCCAGCTGGATCACAGCAAAACACGAGCAAGACTATCAGCTCACCCTGACCGGCTGCGCGCCGGCAGATTCCGCCCAGGGCCGAACGGTGTTCTATCCGGGCGAAGAAGTGCATCTGGTCTTGAAGCGCCCGACGAACGGCACCACCTTTACGGGCTGGACCGTCACCAAAGAGGACGGCATCGCCGTGCTGTTTGAGCAGGAGGACGACAGCATCCGCTTCACGATGCCCGCCTGCGCTGTGACGGCCGCCGCCAACTGGGAGCAGGCCACAGGCCAGGCTCTGTGGCTCAGCACGGAACAGGATTGGATCATCGTCAGCAAGGCTTCGCTGGAAGCTTACCCCATAAGCGGCATCACCTATGAAGACGGTGCTTTTGTCGTGGACGGCTTCATCGTGGACGACATAAAAGCAGCCAAGACCCTCCGCGTTCTGGGCCTTGCCCCCACCGAAGACGAGCGCCCGGACGTGGTGCTGAAGAACCTGACCGTCGATACGCTCATCGTGGACGGCGTGCGGGACGTGACCCTTGACGCCTGCCGCATCGGGGAGCTGGACGGTTACGACCATTTTGATACTAACTACTCGCTGCAGATCACCAATGCCCGCGACGTGGTGCTGGCAAACACATCCAGCCGTTATTCCGACATCTCCGGTGTGCGGAACGTGACGGCCAAGGCCGACGACACGCTCTGCGACCGGCTCAACATCGACTGCACCGGCGACATTGCACTTTCCACCGCCGCCGACACTCTCGGTGTGGCCTGTTATCTTCGGGCGGGCGGCAGCATCCGGCTCACCGGTGCCCCGTGGAAAACGTTGATGGTGCACAGCGCCCAGAATGCGACCGTGGACGCGAACGCACTGCCCCAGCACGCCTCTTTCACCTGCAGCGGCATCGTGGATGTCAGCCAGCGCGACGGCGGTGCCATCGTGGAACGGGATTCCGGCTCTCCGTGGTACCTTCTGGAATACTACCCGGAGACCGAGCAGCCCTACGTCGTCACCCTGAACGGGGAGACCGGCGAGGTGCGGAGCGATTCTTACCAGCTGAACAACTTGGACGACCTGCGCGCGGTGCAGCACCTGCTCATCACCCCGGCGTCGTTGCTGCCGGATGATGTGGACTCGGACGCAGTCGGGCAGTTCATCACCGACGCCAGCGGCGTGCTGGTCAGCGCAGCCCTCGCGGGGGCCGCCGTGTGGGGCGGCTATGAGGTGACGACCCGCGTCATGCTGAAAAACCTGCTGCCGGAAGGGGCGGCCATCCCCGCCACCCGCGGCGAACTGGCCCAGCTGCTGTGGAACGCCGCAGGCCGCCCGGAAGCCGGTGCCGTCGTGACCGTGTACCCGGACATCACGGACGCCGACCAGCAGGCTGCGGCCCGCTGGTGCACCGAGCAGGGCCTGCTCACCGCCCGCAGCGACGGCACCTTTGCCCCCGACGGCCGGGTGCCCAAGTGGCGGGTCATCGAGGTGTGGAACCACGCCTTTGCAAAATAA
- the greA gene encoding transcription elongation factor GreA, whose translation MAQEIKMSAAGLKAMQEELEYLKTVRRKELAEEIKEARSHGDLSENSEYDEAKNTQGLVENRITELEQMIKNAVVIDESELSVDSVSVGTHVVIRMTGEDETEEYDIVGRTEADPLNGKISDESPVGHALLNKAVGAKAEVLLPTGHTVEYTVLRISHAAN comes from the coding sequence ATGGCACAAGAGATCAAGATGTCCGCCGCCGGTCTGAAGGCAATGCAGGAGGAACTGGAATACCTCAAAACGGTCCGCCGCAAGGAGCTGGCTGAAGAGATCAAGGAAGCACGCAGCCACGGCGACCTGTCCGAGAACAGCGAGTACGACGAGGCCAAGAACACCCAGGGTCTGGTGGAGAACCGCATCACCGAGCTGGAGCAGATGATCAAGAACGCTGTCGTCATTGATGAGAGCGAGCTGAGTGTGGACAGCGTGTCTGTGGGCACCCATGTGGTCATCCGGATGACCGGTGAGGACGAGACCGAAGAATACGATATCGTGGGCCGCACCGAGGCCGACCCCCTGAACGGCAAGATCAGCGACGAGAGCCCCGTGGGCCACGCCCTGCTGAACAAGGCCGTGGGTGCCAAGGCCGAAGTTCTGCTGCCCACCGGCCACACGGTGGAGTACACTGTGCTGCGCATTTCCCACGCAGCAAACTAA
- the lysS gene encoding lysine--tRNA ligase: protein MEEQKKNPAQGLSESEQVQVRRQKLADLQAAGRDPFTLTKYPQDAYSADLKEEFAALPNETDSGKTVALAGRMMSKRVMGKASFAHLRDDKGDIQLYVRRDELGEESYAAFKKLDVGDIIGVKGEVFRTKTGELSVRATELTLLAKSLRPLPEKFHGLTDTEMRYRQRYVDLIANPEVKDTFVKRSQILKEIRAYLDEKGFLEVDTPILTPFEIGASARPFYTHHNSLNMDMVLRIETELYLKRLIVGGMDRVYEVGRIFRNEGMDPKHNPEFTSIELYQAFTDFHGMMDLVEELYKRLAQKICGSMVIPYQGKQIDMGHWERLTMVEAVKKYSGVDFNDWKSDEDAIAAAKEHHVELPEVPTKGAILAEFFDAFVEDKLIQPTFIYDYPVEISPLAKRKPDDPAFTERFEYFIDCTEYGNAFSELNDPIDQKGRFERQVAERKAIEPDCKAQVDYDYVNALEYGLPPTGGLGFGVDRLVMLLTDSASIRDVLLFPTMKPIEQ, encoded by the coding sequence ATGGAAGAGCAAAAGAAGAACCCCGCACAGGGCCTGTCCGAGAGCGAGCAGGTGCAGGTGCGCCGCCAGAAGCTGGCCGACCTGCAGGCCGCAGGCCGCGACCCCTTTACCCTGACCAAGTATCCGCAGGACGCCTACTCTGCCGACCTGAAGGAAGAGTTTGCTGCCCTGCCCAACGAGACCGACAGCGGCAAGACCGTGGCGCTGGCGGGCCGCATGATGTCCAAGCGCGTGATGGGCAAGGCAAGCTTTGCCCACCTGCGGGACGATAAGGGCGACATCCAGCTGTACGTCCGCCGCGATGAGCTGGGCGAGGAGTCCTACGCCGCCTTCAAGAAGCTGGACGTGGGCGACATCATCGGCGTGAAGGGCGAGGTGTTCCGCACCAAGACCGGCGAGCTGAGCGTCCGCGCCACCGAGCTGACCCTGCTGGCCAAGAGCCTGCGCCCCCTGCCCGAGAAGTTCCACGGCCTGACCGACACCGAGATGCGTTACCGTCAGCGCTACGTGGACCTGATCGCCAACCCCGAGGTGAAGGACACCTTCGTGAAGCGCAGCCAGATCCTGAAGGAGATCCGCGCCTATCTGGACGAGAAGGGCTTCCTGGAGGTGGACACCCCCATCCTGACCCCCTTCGAGATCGGCGCCTCCGCACGCCCCTTCTACACCCATCACAACAGCCTGAACATGGACATGGTGCTGCGCATCGAGACCGAGCTGTACCTCAAGCGCCTGATCGTGGGCGGCATGGACCGCGTGTATGAGGTGGGCCGCATCTTCCGCAACGAGGGCATGGACCCCAAGCACAACCCGGAGTTCACCAGCATCGAGCTGTATCAGGCCTTCACCGACTTCCACGGCATGATGGATCTGGTGGAGGAGCTGTACAAGCGCCTTGCCCAGAAGATCTGCGGCAGCATGGTCATCCCCTATCAGGGCAAGCAGATCGACATGGGCCACTGGGAGCGCCTGACCATGGTGGAAGCTGTGAAGAAGTATTCCGGCGTGGACTTCAACGACTGGAAGTCTGACGAGGACGCCATCGCCGCCGCCAAGGAGCACCACGTGGAGCTGCCCGAGGTGCCCACCAAGGGTGCCATTCTGGCCGAGTTCTTCGACGCCTTTGTGGAGGACAAGCTGATCCAGCCCACCTTCATCTACGACTACCCCGTGGAGATCAGCCCGCTGGCAAAGCGCAAGCCGGACGACCCCGCCTTCACCGAGCGCTTTGAGTATTTCATCGACTGCACCGAGTACGGCAACGCCTTCAGCGAACTGAACGACCCCATCGACCAGAAGGGCCGCTTCGAGCGTCAGGTAGCCGAGCGCAAGGCCATCGAGCCCGACTGCAAGGCACAGGTGGACTACGACTACGTGAACGCACTGGAGTACGGCCTGCCCCCCACGGGCGGTCTGGGCTTCGGCGTGGACCGTCTGGTGATGCTGCTCACCGACAGCGCCTCCATCCGCGATGTGCTGCTGTTCCCCACGATGAAGCCGATTGAGCAGTAA
- a CDS encoding ArsR/SmtB family transcription factor has protein sequence MNAIDVALICKALGDANRLEIVKMLSDGEKCGCKLLERFEITQPTLSHHMKILVECGLVNARKDGKWQHYSLNCETLTQFKEFIEGLTCCGCGSNSEGGCCS, from the coding sequence ATGAACGCTATAGATGTGGCTTTGATCTGCAAGGCTTTGGGGGATGCGAACCGGCTGGAAATTGTGAAGATGCTGTCGGATGGAGAAAAGTGCGGCTGCAAGCTGTTGGAACGGTTTGAAATTACGCAGCCGACGCTTTCGCACCATATGAAGATTTTGGTGGAATGTGGACTGGTGAACGCCCGCAAGGATGGCAAGTGGCAGCACTACTCCCTGAACTGCGAAACCCTGACCCAGTTCAAAGAATTTATAGAGGGACTGACCTGCTGCGGCTGCGGCTCTAATAGCGAAGGAGGGTGCTGCTCCTGA
- a CDS encoding permease has protein sequence MGKFITDQILGMKWLNTLIGNLLGALGLDATSRIGGSIQFFLYDVIKITVLLCVLIYLISYIQSYFPPERSKKIMGRFHGIWANCIAALLGTVTPFCSCSSIPLFIGFTSAGLPLGVTFSFLISSPMVDLGSLVLLMSIFGAKVAILYVVLGLVIAVAGGTLIEKLHMENQVEEFIRRASAVDIASPTLTQKERLVYAKDQVEETFKKVFPYILIGVGIGAVIHNWIPESWVVAVLGSHNPFGVILATIIGIPMYADIFGTIPIAEALLGKGAQLGTVLDFMMGVTTLSLPSMIMLRKAVKPKLLGVFIAICAAGIIVVGYLFNLFQGSIL, from the coding sequence ATGGGCAAGTTTATCACCGATCAAATCCTCGGCATGAAGTGGCTGAATACGCTGATTGGAAATCTACTCGGCGCATTGGGATTGGACGCAACAAGCCGAATCGGTGGGAGCATTCAGTTCTTCCTCTATGATGTGATTAAGATCACCGTGCTGCTCTGTGTGCTGATTTATCTGATCTCCTACATTCAGAGTTATTTTCCGCCGGAACGCAGTAAGAAAATTATGGGGCGGTTTCACGGTATCTGGGCAAACTGCATCGCAGCCCTGCTCGGCACGGTAACACCGTTCTGCTCCTGCTCGTCCATTCCACTGTTTATCGGATTTACCAGTGCCGGACTGCCGCTGGGTGTGACCTTCTCGTTCCTGATTTCATCGCCTATGGTGGACTTGGGAAGTCTTGTTCTTCTGATGAGTATTTTCGGGGCAAAGGTTGCGATTCTCTATGTGGTGCTGGGGCTTGTGATTGCTGTGGCTGGCGGTACGCTGATTGAAAAGCTGCACATGGAAAATCAGGTGGAGGAATTTATCCGCAGGGCATCTGCCGTGGACATTGCCTCCCCAACACTGACGCAGAAGGAACGGCTAGTTTATGCCAAGGATCAGGTAGAGGAAACCTTCAAGAAGGTTTTTCCGTACATTCTCATCGGCGTAGGCATCGGGGCTGTCATTCACAACTGGATTCCCGAAAGCTGGGTTGTGGCGGTTCTCGGCAGCCATAACCCCTTCGGCGTAATATTAGCAACCATCATCGGCATTCCCATGTATGCCGATATTTTTGGCACGATTCCCATTGCTGAGGCTTTGCTTGGAAAAGGCGCACAGCTTGGTACGGTGCTTGACTTTATGATGGGTGTTACCACGCTGTCTTTGCCGTCAATGATTATGTTGCGCAAGGCAGTCAAGCCGAAGTTGCTGGGTGTTTTTATCGCCATCTGTGCTGCGGGCATTATCGTTGTAGGCTATTTATTCAACCTGTTTCAGGGCAGTATCTTATAA